The Xenopus tropicalis strain Nigerian chromosome 7, UCB_Xtro_10.0, whole genome shotgun sequence genome includes a region encoding these proteins:
- the foxi2 gene encoding forkhead box protein I2, with translation MAMYCDHFSLYHQQQNQQLPQRPAAPPALGYGRNEYSSPTASPYPWLNGPAMNSSPYLNGGSGSPYFPAGYGGGQRQFIPPSSGFGVADFPWLSIPNQADLLKMVRPPYSYSSLIAMAIQNNPEKKLTLSQIYSYVAENFPFYKKSKAGWQNSIRHNLSLNDCFKKVARDDNDPGKGNYWTLDPNCEKMFDNGNFRRKRKRKSESVEAGFDGDASEDKKELALKSLGSDSPRGASALEQSSYGTPESKSRPAGGLAALDSSHCFTNFASNMNALMNVGAPRHFSARLGDFSNSRHYLAELASCPISSPQISEPQTGSKVPCYPSKQASSLCTSVMNSFSLNHLYSREGEV, from the exons ATGGCAATGTACTGTGATCATTTCAGCCTCTACCACCAGCAGCAGAACCAGCAACTGCCTCAGAGACCAGCAGCTCCCCCAGCCCTGGGCTATGGACGCAATGAGTACTCATCCCCCACTGCCAGCCCATACCCCTGGCTAAATGGACCTGCCATGAACTCATCACCTTATCTCAATGGAGGCAGTGGCTCCCCTTACTTCCCAGCAGGATATGGCGGTGGCCAGAGGCAGTTCATTCCTCCTTCTTCTGGGTTTGGGGTGGCTGATTTCCCTTGGCTTTCCATTCCAAACCAGGCAGACTTATTAAAGATGGTGCGCCCCCCATACTCCTATTCCTCTCTCATTGCCATGGCTATCCAGAACAACCCAGAGAAGAAGCTGACCCTCAGCCAGATTTATAGCTACGTGGCCGAAAACTTTCCCTTCTACAAGAAGAGCAAAGCCGGCTGGCAGAACTCGATCCGGCACAATCTCTCTCTTAATGACTGCTTTAAAAAAGTGGCCAGGGATGATAATGATCCAG gtaaAGGGAATTACTGGACGCTGGATCCGAACTGTGAGAAAATGTTTGATAATGGGAATTTCAGAAGAAAGCGGAAAAGGAAATCGGAGAGCGTGGAAGCGGGGTTTGATGGGGACGCCAGTGAAGACAAGAAGGAACTTGCTCTGAAATCCTTAGGGTCAGACAGCCCTCGAGGAGCTTCGGCGCTTGAGCAGAGCAGTTATGGCACCCCTGAGAGTAAGAGCAGGCCGGCGGGGGGCTTGGCTGCCCTGGACAGTagtcactgtttcacaaattttgcctCCAACATGAATGCGCTGATGAATGTGGGGGCCCCCAGGCATTTTTCTGCCAGACTCGGAGACTTCTCAAACTCAAGACATTATTTAGCAGAACTGGCTTCTTGCCCCATTTCCAGCCCACAAATCTCTGAACCCCAGACTGGTTCCAAAGTCCCCTGTTACCCCTCTAAGCAAGCGAGCAGCCTTTGCACTTCTGTCATGAATTCCTTCAGCCTCAACCACTTGTACAGCCGGGAGGGGGAGGTCTGA